The DNA window CTTTGCCGAGTTGAGCTTCTAATTGCGCAACTTTGCTTTCTAAGGCATCCAATTTTTCCCGTGTCCGCGCTAATACAGCGGCTTGTACGTCAAACTCTTCACGAGTGACCAGATTCATCCGCCGAAATGTCGCCTCCATTGCTAAACGCAGGTTTTTTTCAGCATCTTGCTGTAACTG is part of the Beggiatoa alba B18LD genome and encodes:
- a CDS encoding accessory factor UbiK family protein, which gives rise to MTNPNQFETLFKDFLSSLPKGAIQLQQDAEKNLRLAMEATFRRMNLVTREEFDVQAAVLARTREKLDALESKVAQLEAQLGKETHVPFPPADME